Proteins encoded in a region of the Haloarcula sp. CBA1129 genome:
- a CDS encoding metal ABC transporter substrate-binding protein has translation MRNSESYGEPSRGLTRRQALSAGAGVLASGFAGCLTGGGTEAASNSSQNASGADGPVAVASFFSFYDFARKIARGTPITVKNLIPTGLHGHGWEPDAGITRDIIDADAFIHVGPDFQPWADRAIQTLEDDDVDTDLINVREGIELETLAASLDRDEEGVGQNRARDPHFWLDPRRAKQSVDNITEGLVALAPDAEDTLRNNAETYKSDVLDRIDADYADIFDRADRSVVQLAAHNAFQYIGSRYGVKMRPLVVNLAASGDVKPSDITEAKAVIEDNDIRYIGAGVFETRKPAKQLLAETPVEAYYPVTPYAGVREEWVANGWGYEEIAYQINMPTFEVVLGNTAPEDAGPDGWNEAWRNFE, from the coding sequence ATGAGGAATTCCGAATCCTACGGCGAGCCGTCGCGAGGGCTCACCCGCAGGCAGGCACTCAGTGCCGGAGCGGGGGTCCTTGCGTCCGGCTTTGCCGGTTGTCTGACCGGCGGCGGAACGGAAGCAGCATCGAATAGTAGCCAAAATGCCAGCGGCGCGGACGGACCGGTCGCGGTCGCGTCCTTCTTCAGTTTCTACGACTTCGCCCGCAAGATTGCACGCGGGACACCGATAACGGTCAAGAACCTCATTCCGACCGGACTGCACGGCCACGGCTGGGAACCGGACGCCGGTATCACGCGCGATATCATCGACGCAGACGCGTTCATCCACGTCGGTCCGGACTTCCAGCCGTGGGCTGACCGGGCGATTCAGACGCTCGAAGACGACGACGTGGACACCGACCTCATCAACGTCCGTGAAGGCATCGAACTCGAAACGCTGGCGGCGAGCCTCGACCGCGACGAGGAAGGCGTCGGACAGAACAGAGCCAGAGACCCCCATTTCTGGCTCGACCCACGGCGCGCAAAACAGTCGGTCGACAACATCACCGAGGGACTGGTCGCGCTCGCACCGGACGCCGAAGACACGCTCCGGAACAACGCCGAGACGTACAAATCAGACGTCCTCGACCGTATCGACGCGGACTATGCTGATATCTTCGACCGGGCCGACCGGAGCGTGGTCCAGCTCGCGGCGCACAACGCCTTCCAGTACATCGGCTCGCGCTACGGCGTCAAGATGCGCCCGCTCGTGGTCAATCTCGCGGCCAGCGGTGACGTGAAGCCGTCGGACATCACCGAGGCGAAGGCGGTCATCGAGGACAACGACATCCGATACATCGGGGCCGGCGTGTTCGAGACGCGCAAGCCTGCGAAACAGCTACTCGCCGAGACACCGGTCGAGGCCTACTACCCGGTGACACCCTATGCCGGCGTCCGCGAGGAGTGGGTGGCAAACGGCTGGGGCTACGAGGAGATCGCCTATCAGATTAACATGCCGACGTTCGAGGTCGTCTTGGGCAACACGGCACCCGAGGACGCGGGTCCCGACGGCTGGAACGAGGCTTGGCGGAACTTCGAATGA
- a CDS encoding metal ABC transporter ATP-binding protein produces MASLGSLLQGDTVEETADSNGSHSPVVELTDVSFGYTSTPVVEDISVSIDAGEYVAVVGPNGSGKSTLMQLLLGLLEPDAGTAELFGVDAAAFDDGARVGYVAQRAGTSREMPITVREVVKMGRFPHVGFGWLSAADWRIVDKAIDTVGMTAFADRRITQLSGGQRQRAFIARALAGEADLLVLDEPTVGVDTESVDAFYGLLDSLHADGITVLLIEHDLQAVTEHAERVICLNGEIYFDGPPAAFTDSAALARAFGTGAQSLTGGGG; encoded by the coding sequence ATGGCGTCACTGGGTTCGCTCTTACAGGGTGACACCGTCGAGGAAACGGCCGATTCGAACGGGAGCCACTCGCCGGTCGTCGAGCTCACCGACGTGTCGTTCGGGTACACGTCCACGCCGGTTGTCGAAGATATCAGCGTCAGCATCGACGCCGGCGAATACGTTGCTGTGGTCGGGCCGAACGGCTCCGGCAAATCGACGCTCATGCAGTTGCTGCTCGGACTGCTAGAACCGGACGCGGGCACTGCGGAGCTGTTCGGCGTCGACGCGGCGGCGTTCGACGATGGGGCCAGAGTCGGCTACGTCGCACAGCGCGCCGGGACGAGCCGGGAGATGCCGATAACGGTCCGCGAAGTAGTGAAGATGGGCCGGTTCCCACACGTCGGGTTCGGCTGGCTCTCCGCGGCTGACTGGCGCATCGTCGATAAGGCCATCGACACGGTCGGGATGACGGCCTTCGCCGACAGGCGCATCACCCAGCTCTCGGGCGGGCAGCGCCAGCGGGCGTTCATCGCACGGGCGCTGGCTGGCGAGGCCGACCTGCTCGTTCTGGACGAGCCGACCGTCGGCGTGGACACCGAATCGGTCGACGCCTTCTACGGACTGCTCGACTCGCTGCACGCCGACGGAATCACTGTCCTCCTCATCGAACACGACCTCCAAGCCGTCACTGAACACGCGGAGCGCGTTATCTGCCTGAACGGGGAGATATATTTCGACGGCCCGCCAGCGGCATTCACCGACAGCGCGGCGCTGGCTAGGGCGTTCGGGACGGGCGCGCAGTCACTGACCGGAGGCGGCGGATGA